One genomic region from SAR202 cluster bacterium encodes:
- a CDS encoding OsmC family protein — MASVTVRSTTHYRQQVTTSSHTLVADEPMDKGGDDAGSSPTELLVAALASCTSITIQMYARRKGWPLEAVTVHATHERIPIVPRPQDPAVPPNRETIALDIQLKGDLTEEQRARIQEIARRCPVHRTLDARPEISDTVRIIKEEST, encoded by the coding sequence ATGGCATCGGTTACAGTCCGCAGTACAACCCACTACCGCCAGCAGGTCACAACCTCGTCCCACACGCTCGTCGCTGATGAGCCGATGGACAAGGGCGGCGACGACGCCGGTTCCAGCCCCACGGAGCTCCTTGTCGCCGCGCTCGCTTCCTGCACCTCCATCACCATTCAGATGTACGCCCGCCGCAAGGGCTGGCCTCTCGAGGCGGTGACCGTTCACGCCACACACGAGCGCATCCCGATTGTGCCGCGCCCCCAAGACCCGGCCGTCCCGCCCAACCGCGAGACGATCGCCCTGGACATCCAGTTGAAGGGTGATCTCACCGAGGAGCAGCGCGCCCGCATCCAGGAGATCGCTCGCAGGTGCCCTGTCCACCGCACTCTGGACGCGCGCCCGGAAATATCGGACACTGTGCGAATTATCAAAGAGGAGAGCACCTGA
- a CDS encoding CCA tRNA nucleotidyltransferase — protein sequence MPNVAHQLQLHFDPAHVAILRRIADAAGRNGARAYLVGGASRDAILGVPHLDLDVMYHGGGPDLPDAIAAGTGGSVTARTEFGTAKLEIEGLLVDLAIARRETYPHPGALPEVFPGTLEEDAARRDFSINAIAVSLSQGTWGDLFDPHHGFEDIKSGTVRALHGRSFADDATRILRAARYAGRLGFRLDGATAAWLARDMHHLGAISGDRVRHELVRIFREPEVSEILAMLEAWGAFRAVLPEWIVDAATLASAGKAAAEPGPQRDARMLALLAYAVAPGRVEALLDRLRPDAEGIKAVRDVHAVKSRYPQLAEPSLKGSDLVFALRGMDPAAVEVCALVAGDALVQGRLLDYLSRLRAIRPSLTGDDLLSLGVPEGPMVGRLLRELHVARLDGHLRSRDEEIAFLRARLPGA from the coding sequence ATGCCCAACGTCGCCCACCAGCTCCAGCTTCACTTCGACCCCGCTCACGTCGCCATTCTCCGGCGCATCGCGGACGCCGCCGGCCGAAACGGCGCGCGCGCCTACCTTGTCGGCGGGGCGTCGCGCGATGCCATTCTCGGCGTGCCTCACCTGGACCTGGATGTCATGTATCACGGCGGGGGCCCCGACCTGCCGGACGCCATCGCCGCAGGTACCGGCGGGAGCGTAACCGCGCGCACGGAGTTCGGCACGGCGAAATTGGAAATCGAGGGCCTTCTGGTGGACCTTGCCATTGCGCGCAGGGAGACCTACCCTCACCCCGGCGCGCTGCCGGAAGTCTTTCCCGGCACGCTGGAAGAGGACGCGGCGCGCCGCGACTTCTCCATCAACGCAATCGCCGTATCGCTCTCACAAGGAACGTGGGGTGACCTCTTCGACCCGCACCACGGGTTCGAGGACATTAAGAGCGGCACGGTGCGCGCCCTGCACGGCAGGAGCTTCGCGGACGACGCAACCCGCATCCTCCGCGCCGCGCGATACGCCGGCCGACTTGGCTTCAGGCTGGACGGTGCAACCGCCGCGTGGCTGGCGCGCGACATGCATCACCTTGGCGCCATCAGCGGAGACCGCGTCCGACACGAGCTGGTTCGCATCTTCCGTGAGCCGGAGGTGAGCGAAATCCTGGCGATGCTGGAGGCCTGGGGAGCATTCCGCGCCGTGCTTCCCGAATGGATTGTTGACGCGGCCACGCTGGCGTCTGCCGGCAAAGCCGCAGCGGAGCCGGGGCCCCAGCGGGACGCGCGCATGTTGGCGCTCCTGGCCTATGCGGTGGCCCCGGGCAGGGTGGAAGCGCTTCTGGACCGTCTGCGCCCGGACGCCGAAGGAATCAAGGCGGTCCGGGACGTGCATGCCGTCAAGTCGCGTTACCCGCAGCTTGCAGAGCCGTCCCTCAAGGGGAGCGACCTCGTGTTCGCCCTGCGCGGAATGGATCCCGCCGCCGTCGAAGTCTGCGCCCTCGTCGCCGGGGACGCTTTGGTGCAGGGGAGGCTCCTGGACTATCTCAGCAGGCTGCGCGCCATCCGCCCGTCACTGACCGGCGACGACCTTCTTTCCCTGGGCGTCCCAGAGGGGCCAATGGTGGGCAGGCTGCTCCGTGAGTTGCATGTCGCCCGGCTGGACGGCCATTTGCGCTCCCGCGATGAAGAG